A part of Nitrospira sp. genomic DNA contains:
- a CDS encoding cobalamin-binding protein: MNICSLVPGATEVVSALGLEDHLVGISHECDVPGSLTRASVMVRGRVDSQTLSSAQIDAQVGALLSTGTSLYELDESRLLAARPDLLIMQDLCDVCAITPAQVARVLQALSPAPRVVTLNPHRLNDVLRDIETLGDAMEREEAGRQLTATLRRRLDAVRATVSMDSRNVRVACLEWLSPLYSAGHWVPDMVEAAGGIDALAAAGTPSQKIEWEALAASAPDVIVLMPCGFTVARTKTDLAAVTGHPAWKALPAVQRGEVYLVDALSYFSRPGPRLVDGVEQLAAIFHPSCYGHRLPATVERLTTPDASTR, from the coding sequence ATGAATATCTGTTCCCTCGTACCGGGAGCGACCGAGGTCGTGTCGGCCTTGGGACTCGAAGACCATCTCGTCGGCATCAGCCACGAATGTGATGTGCCCGGTAGCCTGACGCGAGCTTCGGTGATGGTGCGCGGACGCGTCGACAGCCAGACGCTCTCGAGCGCGCAGATCGATGCGCAAGTCGGCGCACTGCTCTCGACCGGTACGAGTCTCTATGAATTGGACGAGTCGCGACTCCTGGCCGCGCGACCAGACCTGCTCATCATGCAGGATCTCTGTGATGTTTGTGCCATCACACCCGCGCAGGTCGCCCGGGTGCTGCAAGCTCTGTCACCGGCACCACGCGTGGTCACCCTCAATCCCCATCGACTGAACGATGTCCTGCGCGATATCGAAACGCTGGGCGATGCGATGGAGCGGGAAGAAGCTGGACGACAACTGACCGCCACCTTGCGCCGCAGACTCGATGCGGTACGAGCAACTGTGAGTATGGATTCACGAAACGTGAGAGTAGCCTGTCTCGAATGGCTTTCTCCACTGTACAGCGCCGGCCACTGGGTGCCTGACATGGTGGAAGCCGCGGGCGGCATCGATGCACTGGCTGCTGCGGGAACTCCTTCACAAAAGATTGAATGGGAAGCGCTCGCGGCCAGTGCGCCCGATGTCATCGTCCTCATGCCCTGTGGCTTCACTGTGGCGCGCACCAAGACTGATCTGGCTGCGGTGACGGGACATCCCGCTTGGAAGGCTCTGCCAGCCGTGCAACGAGGCGAGGTCTATCTGGTCGACGCCCTCTCCTATTTCAGTCGCCCAGGCCCGCGGCTGGTCGACGGCGTCGAACAACTGGCCGCCATTTTTCATCCGTCCTGTTACGGCCACCGGCTCCCGGCCACCGTCGAACGACTCACAACCCCTGACGCCTCCACCCGATGA
- a CDS encoding PHP domain-containing protein, with the protein MSRIDLHLHTTHSDGSCSTREVMNFAKQAGVVALAITDHDIVDGIPEATAIGKELGIEVVPGIEISSRLGDNELHILGYFLDWTDSLLAQRLKTLRDSRHRRNPLIVQRLNELGIPITYEDVRALAGTESVGRPHIARLLMEKKFVSSAKEAFDRYLANGRPAFVDRQLPEPAEAVRWIRDAGGVPVLAHPTWVRTSADGLRTLVRDLKARGLGGIEVHYSTHTPSQTTEYLDLAKHCDLLVTGGSDFHGVTKPDIEVGIGRGQLKVSHTLLDPLKKAATAA; encoded by the coding sequence ATGAGCCGCATCGATCTCCATCTTCACACCACCCATTCGGACGGCAGTTGTTCGACACGCGAGGTCATGAACTTCGCCAAACAGGCGGGCGTCGTCGCGCTGGCGATCACCGACCACGACATCGTCGACGGCATTCCGGAAGCCACCGCAATCGGCAAGGAACTCGGCATCGAGGTGGTGCCCGGCATTGAAATCAGTTCCCGGCTCGGCGACAACGAACTGCACATCCTGGGCTATTTCCTGGACTGGACCGATTCTCTGCTGGCGCAACGGCTCAAGACATTGCGCGACAGCCGTCACCGGCGAAATCCCCTGATCGTGCAGCGCCTCAATGAGTTGGGTATTCCCATCACGTATGAGGACGTGCGAGCCCTCGCAGGCACGGAATCCGTCGGCCGTCCCCACATCGCCCGCCTGCTGATGGAGAAGAAATTTGTCAGTTCGGCGAAGGAAGCCTTCGATCGATATCTGGCCAACGGGCGGCCGGCATTCGTCGATCGGCAATTGCCGGAACCAGCCGAGGCGGTACGGTGGATTCGCGACGCCGGCGGCGTTCCGGTTCTCGCGCATCCGACCTGGGTTCGCACATCGGCCGACGGCTTACGCACGCTGGTTCGCGACCTCAAGGCGAGAGGGCTGGGAGGCATCGAAGTCCACTACAGCACCCACACCCCCAGCCAGACGACCGAGTATCTCGATTTGGCCAAGCACTGCGACTTGCTTGTGACCGGAGGGAGCGATTTTCACGGCGTGACCAAGCCGGATATCGAAGTCGGCATCGGGCGTGGCCAATTGAAGGTGTCGCACACGCTGCTCGACCCACTGAAAAAAGCCGCCACCGCCGCCTAA
- a CDS encoding uracil-DNA glycosylase, with translation MSSPQIALQELAESLHNCQRCPLATLGRRQVVFGVGNPQASVMFVGEAPGYHEDQKGEPFVGAAGQLLNELLQSAGLSRTDIYIANVIKCRPPNNRDPEPQEVDICKPFLLKQIALIRPKIVCSLGNWATQTLLERKVGITRVRGQVFYLKDFALFPLLHPAAALHQAAMLPPLREDFQKLQAFLDRQSKPIEAEPLAAGSGDRTLQIERPAPAAQQMDLFGS, from the coding sequence ATGTCCTCACCTCAGATCGCCCTGCAAGAACTCGCGGAATCCCTGCATAACTGTCAACGATGCCCGCTGGCCACACTTGGGCGGCGACAAGTCGTCTTCGGCGTGGGCAATCCGCAGGCATCGGTCATGTTCGTCGGAGAAGCCCCGGGATATCACGAAGATCAGAAGGGGGAACCGTTCGTCGGCGCGGCTGGTCAGTTGCTCAATGAGCTGCTTCAATCGGCTGGATTATCGCGGACGGATATTTATATCGCCAATGTGATCAAGTGTCGCCCGCCCAACAATCGCGACCCCGAACCTCAGGAGGTCGACATCTGCAAACCGTTTCTCCTGAAGCAGATTGCGCTGATCCGCCCAAAGATCGTCTGTTCCCTCGGGAACTGGGCCACCCAGACGTTACTGGAACGCAAAGTCGGCATTACACGCGTACGAGGACAAGTGTTCTATCTCAAAGATTTCGCCCTCTTTCCCCTGCTGCACCCCGCCGCAGCGTTGCACCAAGCCGCTATGCTCCCGCCCCTACGCGAAGATTTTCAGAAACTACAGGCGTTCCTCGATCGCCAGAGCAAGCCTATTGAAGCGGAACCACTCGCGGCGGGCAGCGGAGATCGCACGCTGCAGATCGAGCGCCCGGCCCCCGCCGCACAGCAAATGGACTTGTTCGGATCGTAG
- a CDS encoding HAD family phosphatase yields the protein MMNELRAIIFDFDGVIADTEPLHFAALQRVLAGIDITLTEAEYYADYLGFDDRGCFLEALRARRRETTPSLVGDLMDRKAQAYLAAIKDHLVIFPGVRELVQEAAARVPLAIASGALRNEIEVILEEAGLRKAFCHITSAEDVARGKPAPDPFLHAMAGLNRQPAQPALTPRDCLVIEDSLPGVRAARAAGMKVLAVANTHTIQDLGEADAITHSLADTQLSDLQARLWGPAQGQS from the coding sequence ATGATGAACGAACTACGCGCCATTATTTTTGATTTTGACGGCGTGATCGCCGATACCGAACCGCTCCACTTCGCCGCCCTGCAGCGGGTCTTGGCCGGCATCGACATTACGCTGACGGAAGCCGAATATTACGCAGACTATCTCGGGTTCGATGATCGCGGCTGTTTCCTGGAGGCGTTGCGCGCCCGTCGCCGAGAAACCACTCCCTCGCTCGTCGGGGATCTGATGGATCGTAAGGCACAGGCCTATCTCGCCGCCATCAAAGATCATCTCGTCATCTTCCCGGGGGTGCGCGAACTCGTGCAGGAGGCGGCCGCACGCGTACCGCTGGCCATCGCCTCCGGGGCACTACGAAACGAAATCGAAGTGATTTTGGAGGAAGCCGGTCTGCGAAAAGCATTTTGCCACATCACGAGCGCCGAAGACGTCGCACGGGGCAAACCGGCGCCTGATCCCTTCCTTCATGCGATGGCCGGATTGAACCGACAGCCGGCTCAGCCTGCGCTCACCCCGCGGGACTGCCTGGTGATCGAAGATTCCTTGCCGGGAGTCAGGGCGGCACGGGCGGCAGGCATGAAGGTGCTGGCCGTCGCCAACACCCACACCATACAAGACCTGGGTGAAGCCGACGCGATCACCCATTCCCTTGCCGATACCCAGCTGTCCGACCTCCAGGCACGGCTGTGGGGACCGGCCCAGGGTCAGTCATGA
- a CDS encoding serine/threonine protein kinase, whose amino-acid sequence MTTSWGWIGPYVIVIVLAILVGPFLAALPLFTHTFIRPLGLNASQVVLFLADGICLLMLWMSAARARHDLHDNGRGQTFVRAILYPSMLLLIVVMASRAYEAHGIPVLGPPKQPFYTWLVTGGLIGSATWLTFAWVRHVDALTQALTRRPTRRQVKPDAMPGLRTSDAHSAVEAAVPASGRQAGSAVARHGATPATLGRYHVVKELGRGAMGVVYLGKDPTIQRFVAIKTMRLDDLDSAEELKEFRDRFFREAESTGRLSHPNIITVHDAGEQEGLTYIAMEYLEGTLLSCFCQKSTLLPSKQVLEIVATVADALDYAHGQGIVHRDVKPPNIMLLKQRHVKVMDFGIAKLATASKTQPSLIMGTPRYMSPEQATGKDVDGRSDVFSLGVVLFELLTGERPFDAENMPALVTRITKAPHAPLLKYRQDLPPRVQGILDRALQKDIPNRYRHAGDMAQDLRAIFQVMPR is encoded by the coding sequence ATGACCACATCCTGGGGCTGGATCGGCCCGTATGTCATCGTCATCGTGCTTGCAATTCTGGTGGGGCCGTTTCTGGCGGCACTCCCGCTGTTCACCCATACCTTCATCCGTCCCCTTGGCCTGAACGCCTCGCAGGTCGTCTTGTTCCTCGCCGACGGTATCTGCCTCCTCATGTTGTGGATGAGCGCGGCCAGGGCCAGGCATGACCTGCACGACAACGGTCGAGGCCAAACGTTCGTTCGCGCCATCCTGTACCCATCCATGCTGCTGTTGATCGTCGTGATGGCATCCCGCGCCTATGAAGCGCACGGAATTCCGGTCTTGGGACCGCCCAAGCAACCCTTCTATACCTGGCTGGTCACCGGCGGCCTCATCGGCTCGGCGACTTGGCTGACATTCGCCTGGGTTCGACATGTCGATGCCTTGACCCAGGCCTTGACGAGGCGCCCGACCCGCCGGCAGGTCAAGCCCGATGCCATGCCGGGGCTTCGCACCAGCGACGCGCACTCTGCGGTTGAGGCCGCCGTTCCCGCGTCAGGCCGCCAGGCCGGCTCCGCCGTCGCCCGTCACGGCGCCACACCGGCCACGTTGGGGCGATATCACGTCGTCAAAGAATTGGGACGCGGAGCCATGGGCGTGGTGTATCTGGGGAAAGACCCCACGATTCAACGGTTCGTCGCCATCAAGACCATGCGCCTGGACGATCTCGACAGCGCGGAGGAACTCAAAGAGTTTCGGGACCGGTTCTTTCGCGAGGCCGAATCAACCGGGCGTCTCTCGCATCCCAACATCATCACCGTACACGATGCCGGTGAGCAGGAGGGCCTGACCTACATTGCCATGGAATATCTCGAAGGCACGCTGCTCAGCTGCTTCTGCCAGAAATCGACGTTGTTGCCGTCGAAACAGGTCTTGGAAATTGTGGCGACGGTCGCCGACGCGCTCGACTATGCGCATGGCCAGGGCATCGTCCATCGAGACGTCAAGCCCCCGAACATCATGCTCCTGAAGCAGCGCCACGTGAAGGTGATGGACTTCGGCATCGCCAAGCTCGCAACCGCCTCCAAGACGCAACCCAGCCTGATCATGGGGACGCCGCGCTACATGTCGCCGGAGCAGGCCACGGGAAAGGACGTGGACGGCCGGTCCGACGTGTTTTCGCTCGGCGTGGTGCTGTTCGAATTGTTGACCGGGGAACGACCCTTCGACGCCGAAAATATGCCCGCGCTCGTGACGCGCATCACCAAGGCGCCGCATGCGCCGTTGCTGAAGTATCGGCAAGATCTGCCGCCGCGCGTCCAAGGCATCCTAGACCGGGCCCTGCAGAAAGACATTCCGAATCGATACCGCCACGCCGGCGACATGGCGCAAGACCTCCGCGCCATCTTCCAGGTCATGCCGAGATAA
- the hpnD gene encoding presqualene diphosphate synthase HpnD produces MMMTPTQAQTYCTTLTKKSGSNFYYSFLFLPKTRRDAMYTVYAFCKEVDNAVDEPPPGSHPQEELARWRRELAATYDGTPTFPVTISLARHVRDLSIPQAYFEELIKGVEMDLTTKRYATFDQLSLYCYRVASVVGLICLHVFGTTSPRAQDYAVNLGMAFQLTNILRDLGNDAECGRVYLPQEDFARFGYREEDLLHRRYKPEFTELMKFEVERAKEFYAKAARALDSLPREERRALTVAEIMRGVYRRILERIEESGYRVLGDRVTLSSSHRLAVAAGVWLRSRLPAAAP; encoded by the coding sequence ATGATGATGACACCGACTCAAGCTCAAACCTATTGCACGACGCTCACAAAAAAAAGCGGGAGCAACTTCTACTACTCGTTCCTGTTTCTGCCGAAAACTCGCCGCGATGCCATGTACACCGTCTACGCATTCTGTAAAGAGGTGGATAACGCAGTCGATGAACCGCCTCCCGGCAGCCATCCGCAAGAGGAGCTGGCGCGCTGGCGACGAGAACTGGCCGCGACCTACGACGGCACACCGACCTTTCCCGTCACCATCAGCCTGGCCCGGCACGTTCGAGACCTCTCCATCCCCCAGGCGTACTTTGAAGAATTGATCAAAGGCGTGGAGATGGACCTCACGACCAAGCGGTACGCCACGTTCGATCAGTTGTCGCTCTACTGCTATCGAGTCGCTTCCGTGGTGGGGTTGATCTGCCTCCACGTGTTCGGGACCACATCACCCCGGGCACAAGATTATGCGGTCAATCTCGGCATGGCGTTTCAATTGACCAACATTTTGCGGGACCTGGGCAACGACGCCGAATGCGGCCGCGTCTACCTGCCGCAAGAAGATTTCGCGCGTTTCGGCTACCGCGAGGAGGACCTGCTGCACCGGCGGTACAAGCCTGAATTCACCGAGCTCATGAAGTTTGAGGTCGAGCGCGCAAAGGAATTCTATGCCAAGGCCGCGCGGGCCCTCGACTCACTGCCGCGCGAGGAACGCCGGGCCCTGACCGTCGCCGAGATCATGCGCGGCGTATATCGCCGGATTCTCGAGCGCATCGAGGAGTCCGGCTATCGCGTGTTGGGAGATCGCGTCACCCTATCCTCCAGCCATCGACTGGCCGTGGCCGCCGGCGTCTGGCTGCGCTCACGCTTACCTGCTGCCGCTCCATGA
- a CDS encoding FAD-dependent oxidoreductase, which produces MSRQVLILGGGLAGLTAALHLATEGHSVSVLEQGDQVGGHLRHAPPPILLEAHHAFWSLLASLDNDTAARQIRHTPLEFLQATGTRVQFLHLPLPSPLNTLLGTTLFQGLSMRDRWHLLSFLERTWEQDPPLPNDLDSRAADEWLTSIGQSEQACHGVWNSLARLLVGDALPMVSAGLFMRTLRRCFLTGARATKLIVPPQGIETFLLAPLKARLDNLGVEFTLNATVTQLHFAQQRVTGVELTDRRRLTADWYISALPHHRLTPLLPERVVTHYAYFQQLSHLSESSILVVRLNLDRPVKQTQLVLLEGKTFHWMIRHADAGRQDQASILWAVAVGEADLLTQTQDRLVELALDEMTAAFPGDTPLPHVLDMEILRLPSAILAARPGAQQFRPVSTSPFTNFLMAGAWTDTGWPANHESAILSGQRCAMALAAAVPGSHR; this is translated from the coding sequence ATGAGCCGTCAGGTGCTCATCCTCGGCGGGGGACTTGCCGGCCTCACGGCGGCCCTGCATCTGGCGACCGAGGGCCATTCTGTCAGCGTGCTAGAACAGGGCGATCAGGTGGGCGGGCACCTCCGCCACGCGCCGCCACCGATACTCCTCGAAGCCCACCACGCATTCTGGTCGCTCCTCGCCAGCCTCGACAACGACACCGCCGCCCGGCAGATTCGACACACACCGCTCGAGTTTCTGCAAGCCACAGGGACCCGCGTTCAGTTTCTTCACCTGCCGCTGCCCAGCCCACTCAATACCCTGCTTGGCACGACCCTGTTCCAAGGCCTTTCCATGCGTGATCGCTGGCACTTGCTGTCGTTCCTTGAACGGACCTGGGAGCAGGACCCTCCCCTGCCAAACGATCTCGATTCGCGAGCGGCCGACGAGTGGCTCACGAGCATCGGCCAGTCCGAACAGGCGTGCCACGGCGTCTGGAACAGCCTCGCACGATTGTTAGTGGGGGATGCGCTGCCGATGGTCTCCGCTGGGCTGTTCATGCGCACGCTGCGACGATGCTTCCTGACCGGCGCCCGCGCCACCAAACTGATCGTGCCCCCCCAGGGAATCGAGACGTTCTTGCTCGCGCCGCTCAAAGCGCGCCTCGACAATCTCGGAGTCGAATTCACGCTGAACGCAACGGTCACACAACTGCACTTTGCGCAACAACGTGTGACGGGGGTCGAATTGACGGATCGCCGCAGGCTCACCGCTGACTGGTACATCTCCGCCTTGCCCCACCATCGCCTGACCCCGTTGCTGCCCGAACGGGTCGTGACCCACTATGCCTATTTCCAACAACTGAGCCATCTCAGCGAATCGTCCATACTGGTCGTTCGACTCAACCTCGACCGGCCGGTCAAACAGACACAGCTTGTCCTCCTGGAAGGGAAAACGTTCCATTGGATGATCCGACACGCCGATGCCGGCAGACAGGACCAGGCGTCGATACTCTGGGCCGTGGCCGTGGGGGAAGCGGATCTCCTTACACAGACACAGGATCGCCTCGTCGAACTCGCGCTGGACGAGATGACAGCCGCCTTCCCGGGCGACACCCCGCTTCCCCATGTCTTGGACATGGAGATCCTCCGCCTGCCATCGGCCATACTCGCGGCCAGACCAGGTGCGCAGCAGTTTCGCCCGGTGTCGACCAGCCCGTTCACCAATTTTCTGATGGCCGGCGCATGGACCGATACGGGATGGCCGGCCAATCATGAGTCCGCCATTCTCAGCGGCCAGCGTTGCGCCATGGCGCTGGCCGCGGCGGTGCCTGGTTCACACCGGTAG
- a CDS encoding YjbQ family protein, giving the protein MKSYREELWFETKTRRAYLNITAQVEAAVRKSGVREGLVLVNAMHITASVYINDDEGGLLQDYDAFLERLAPHDATYRHNDTGEDNGDAHIKRQLMGREVVVAITDGKLDFGPWEQIFYGEFDGRRRKRVLVKIIGE; this is encoded by the coding sequence ATGAAATCCTATCGTGAGGAACTCTGGTTTGAGACGAAAACCAGACGCGCCTATCTGAATATCACCGCGCAGGTGGAAGCCGCCGTGCGGAAGAGCGGCGTGCGCGAGGGGTTGGTGCTGGTCAACGCCATGCACATCACCGCCAGCGTCTACATCAATGACGACGAAGGCGGGCTGCTCCAAGACTACGATGCGTTTCTCGAACGGCTCGCGCCGCACGACGCGACCTATCGCCACAACGACACCGGCGAGGACAACGGCGACGCGCACATCAAACGGCAATTGATGGGGCGGGAAGTGGTGGTGGCGATCACGGATGGGAAACTGGATTTCGGACCCTGGGAACAAATTTTTTACGGTGAGTTTGACGGGCGGCGGCGCAAGCGGGTGCTGGTGAAGATCATCGGAGAATAG
- a CDS encoding SH3 domain-containing protein, whose protein sequence is MISSMGIPAIGSEWTNWRLLFASQPEPDLEFTEEDLDEAAPPPAPPMNAPKRSKKGPLLWILLLLLVGGIGYVAMDPDSAMQLIQPYLDGGAETAQPVAQRPAPPAPKPAAVPAPAPETAQTPVPTPMVAPPAAVESAPAAPVDQPAPKPMPTAAVPAPALAPAPAATPAPMAVKIAGPAFAERQRVTVVADPHRPKAPMPLFVDAVGSKTSTTVAAGATLMILDGDYQKSGWVYSVRTQDGKKGWISERHLKSIKPKR, encoded by the coding sequence ATGATATCATCCATGGGCATTCCCGCGATCGGCAGTGAATGGACAAATTGGCGTCTCCTGTTCGCGAGTCAGCCCGAGCCTGACCTGGAATTCACCGAAGAAGACTTGGACGAAGCGGCGCCTCCGCCGGCCCCGCCCATGAACGCGCCGAAACGATCGAAGAAAGGACCGCTCCTCTGGATCCTGCTCCTCCTGCTCGTCGGCGGCATCGGGTACGTGGCGATGGATCCCGACTCCGCGATGCAACTGATCCAGCCCTACCTGGATGGTGGCGCGGAGACCGCTCAGCCAGTCGCCCAACGCCCTGCACCGCCGGCCCCGAAGCCCGCTGCCGTGCCAGCACCCGCGCCCGAGACAGCGCAGACCCCTGTTCCCACTCCGATGGTTGCCCCACCCGCGGCTGTCGAGAGCGCCCCGGCGGCACCTGTAGACCAGCCGGCCCCGAAGCCGATGCCTACAGCCGCCGTCCCCGCTCCAGCTCTCGCTCCAGCACCGGCCGCCACGCCGGCTCCCATGGCCGTTAAGATCGCCGGTCCAGCCTTTGCCGAGAGGCAACGCGTGACCGTGGTCGCCGATCCCCATCGGCCGAAGGCTCCTATGCCGCTCTTCGTCGATGCCGTCGGCAGTAAGACCAGCACCACGGTAGCAGCCGGCGCCACGTTGATGATTCTCGACGGAGACTATCAGAAGAGCGGGTGGGTCTATTCAGTCCGAACTCAGGACGGCAAGAAGGGCTGGATCTCCGAACGCCACTTGAAATCGATCAAGCCAAAACGCTGA
- a CDS encoding Stp1/IreP family PP2C-type Ser/Thr phosphatase, translated as MHSWHVTHGAASDIGRTRHHNEDRFHADPAAGLFIVCDGMGGHRAGEVASSRTIELIPQYLATAAADPALPLIGMTRPEWSVATNRLASAVRLANHRIHQEAAHEQAYAGMGTTVVAACLAGSTLSIAHVGDSRLYLIRDRTIQLLTQDHSLVQEQLRSGLLTEAEAMRAAHKHILTRAVGVQALVEVELGEFPLCDGDLLLLCSDGLTAGVSEDAMLHAVLGSTDLRAVSNRLIALANEAGGSDNTTVIVVHVTYREPGLWNRLYNRLHADPTINPR; from the coding sequence ATGCACTCCTGGCACGTCACACATGGGGCCGCGTCGGACATCGGCCGCACCCGCCATCACAATGAAGACCGCTTCCATGCCGATCCCGCCGCCGGCTTATTCATCGTCTGCGACGGAATGGGTGGGCATCGAGCCGGAGAAGTCGCCAGCAGCCGCACGATCGAACTGATTCCGCAGTATCTGGCCACGGCCGCCGCCGACCCGGCACTCCCCCTCATCGGCATGACAAGGCCGGAATGGTCGGTCGCGACTAACCGCTTGGCAAGTGCCGTGCGGCTGGCCAATCACCGCATCCATCAGGAAGCCGCGCACGAGCAGGCCTACGCGGGGATGGGCACGACCGTGGTTGCCGCCTGCCTGGCGGGGTCAACGCTCTCGATCGCCCATGTGGGAGACAGCCGTCTCTATCTGATCCGGGACCGGACCATTCAGTTGCTCACGCAAGACCATTCATTAGTGCAAGAGCAGCTGCGATCAGGACTGCTGACCGAGGCCGAAGCCATGCGTGCCGCACATAAACACATACTGACCCGCGCCGTCGGCGTCCAGGCCCTGGTGGAGGTGGAACTGGGAGAGTTCCCCTTGTGCGACGGAGATCTTCTGCTGCTCTGCTCCGATGGATTGACCGCAGGCGTGTCCGAGGATGCGATGCTCCATGCGGTGCTGGGGTCGACGGATCTTCGCGCCGTCTCGAACCGGCTCATCGCTCTGGCCAATGAGGCCGGCGGCTCGGATAACACCACGGTGATCGTCGTCCACGTGACGTATCGAGAGCCAGGCCTTTGGAACCGACTCTACAACCGCCTGCATGCCGATCCCACAATCAACCCCCGGTAA
- a CDS encoding FHA domain-containing protein: protein MSQPHAAIPTLLIALPHGGIRVCELSRTPFTIGRAQGNDLCLEDSALSAHHAQIIMVQNLPFLEDVGSSSGTFVNDARVERHHLRDADTIRLGAYRLTFREHHRAAGEAASHRKAPIADTTVVLSRRQEGPGPAPERHIGIVEILSGATGQAQYHLTKPTSLVGAQDDAVITLTGWFAPKTAAMISRKNEGYAVSQTESGKRILINGRVTQGEQALRHGDVVEVAGITMRFLLRAQSSDAV, encoded by the coding sequence ATGTCGCAGCCCCATGCAGCAATCCCCACCCTCCTGATCGCATTGCCACACGGCGGCATCAGAGTCTGTGAGCTTTCGCGCACCCCGTTCACCATCGGTCGTGCCCAGGGGAACGATCTCTGCCTGGAAGACTCTGCCCTTTCCGCCCACCATGCTCAAATCATCATGGTGCAGAACCTGCCGTTCCTTGAAGACGTCGGGAGCTCAAGCGGCACCTTCGTGAACGACGCGCGCGTCGAACGCCACCACCTTCGTGATGCTGACACGATCCGTCTCGGTGCATACCGCCTCACCTTTCGAGAACACCACCGCGCGGCCGGGGAGGCAGCCAGCCACCGCAAGGCGCCGATCGCAGACACGACCGTGGTCCTGTCGCGCCGCCAGGAAGGACCGGGCCCCGCTCCTGAGCGCCACATCGGGATCGTGGAAATTCTCTCCGGGGCAACCGGGCAGGCACAGTATCACTTGACCAAGCCCACATCGCTGGTCGGGGCACAGGATGACGCCGTCATCACCCTCACCGGCTGGTTTGCTCCCAAAACAGCCGCGATGATCAGCCGGAAAAACGAAGGCTATGCCGTGAGTCAAACGGAGAGCGGCAAGCGCATTCTTATCAATGGCCGGGTCACGCAAGGAGAACAGGCGTTACGGCACGGGGATGTCGTGGAAGTGGCAGGGATTACCATGCGCTTTCTGCTGCGAGCCCAGAGCAGCGACGCGGTCTAG
- the folB gene encoding dihydroneopterin aldolase, producing MAARIIIERLECYGRCGVTDEERRKPQLIAVDLELDAAVEPAGLSDRLDDTIDYARVADRVVALSGSLSCRLLETLAEQLIEMLFAEFPVEHVRLWVRKLHAPLATVAGSVGVRVERRRNTPSPAQPMPSPFLVEQLARIPKGVVLDVAAGRGRNTLYLLSHGSQVEAIDRDAEALATLETAAKVRHLSGLTTRVMDLESNPDRPPSLGQACYDAIIVSYYLHRPLFPSLLDALKPNGMLLYETFTIDNYFRHRHPRRWEFCLAPNELLRLTSPLRVLHYDEGEHDGGHGSGPSYTARLVAQKAGPETT from the coding sequence ATGGCCGCGCGCATCATCATCGAACGTCTCGAATGTTACGGCCGCTGTGGCGTGACCGACGAGGAACGCCGAAAACCCCAGCTTATCGCGGTCGACCTTGAACTCGACGCGGCGGTAGAGCCGGCGGGACTGTCCGATCGCCTCGACGACACCATCGACTATGCGCGCGTAGCCGACCGCGTGGTGGCCCTCAGCGGCAGCCTATCTTGCCGTCTCCTGGAAACCCTCGCCGAGCAGCTGATCGAGATGTTGTTCGCCGAATTCCCGGTCGAGCATGTCCGCTTATGGGTCCGCAAACTCCATGCTCCCTTGGCCACAGTGGCCGGATCAGTCGGGGTCCGCGTCGAACGCAGGCGCAACACGCCATCACCGGCCCAGCCGATGCCCTCGCCGTTCCTCGTCGAGCAACTGGCTCGCATCCCCAAAGGAGTTGTGCTGGATGTCGCGGCAGGCCGAGGCCGCAATACACTCTACCTCCTGTCGCACGGATCACAGGTTGAGGCGATCGACCGGGATGCCGAGGCATTGGCAACCTTGGAGACAGCCGCGAAAGTCCGCCATCTTTCCGGACTGACGACTCGTGTGATGGATCTCGAATCCAACCCTGATCGCCCCCCCAGCTTGGGTCAGGCCTGTTATGATGCGATCATCGTGTCGTACTATCTGCATCGCCCGCTGTTTCCGTCGCTCCTCGACGCGTTGAAACCGAACGGCATGCTCCTGTATGAAACCTTCACCATCGACAACTACTTCCGCCATCGCCATCCGCGCCGATGGGAGTTCTGCCTCGCGCCGAACGAACTCCTTCGTCTCACGTCTCCCCTGCGTGTGCTGCACTACGACGAGGGCGAACATGACGGCGGCCATGGCAGCGGACCGAGTTATACCGCGCGCCTCGTCGCGCAGAAAGCGGGGCCAGAGACGACATGA